One Chaetodon trifascialis isolate fChaTrf1 chromosome 21, fChaTrf1.hap1, whole genome shotgun sequence genomic window carries:
- the LOC139349316 gene encoding neurabin-2-like, which yields MMKTESTSKSTGSGSTLRSPSPHRNAYEAGMQALKPVKDNAANGDLQEGPRGRRYGSNVHRIKNMFQQMQTTSPADAEGEDVARNADKSVRLTLPRAGSLNENVDHSALLKLGSTVSERVNKFDTKPENGHQRASSPSYSKLQETRRIFEQQQQERQLQQEKLATTRVLLKTDKASSFQDGRLDVVARFNGSTESLDSLDTSEAVSPTVSQLSAVFERAAELRNNLHRLSSTPPLPSRGVSAKVGVLNSKIITKRVCAFAAGNKEEDISNQNGQEGPPRGPRGRVTPPSESINGGQGTPTAEHFSTVGEPSEQREKTVSDAGVEAKAEVKPEEHSGAKDPSSTALQGDIRISVENGEAAAEKQRSPEGGEMLRQEGETAKHAEDEEDRTLRDEQSGRDSVDISTYSAVGEDFGGSQVDEEEDDADDRYEPESSCVEIAGLPVEEDPPPSRKIRFSMEPIKVFATYPNEDYDRRNEDVDPMAASAEYELEKRVERLDLFPVELEKDGDGLGISIIGMGAGADMGLEKLGIFVKTVTDGGAAHRDGRIQVNDLIVEVDGTSLVGVTQSFAASVLRNTSGTVKFVIGREKPGEQSEVAQLIQQTLEQERWQREMMEQRYNQYMDEQEGGEYGTDEEEEEDEEVSPPYPSAIEVFDLAENEDMSPLETDPEKLAHKYKELQIKHAVTQAEIQQLKRKLHHAQQEKQRWRMDKAQLEQTLQENKERMEKLEGYWMEAQSLCQAVDEHLKETQSQYQALERKYSKAKRLIKEYQQKEIEYLKKETQRCAQVGAEASLLKEESGQLQEQVADLECRVEELKSEPL from the exons ATGATGAAGACCGAATCCACATCCAAGAGCACCGGCTCTGGCTCTACGCTCAGGAGCCCATCCCCGCATAGGAACGCGTACGAGGCGGGGATGCAGGCCCTGAAGCCCGTCAAAGACAATGCTGCAAACGGGGACCTGCAGGAGGGCCCCCGAGGGCGCAGGTACGGCTCCAATGTGCACCGTATCAAAAACATGTTCCAGCAGATGCAGACCACATCCCCAGCCGATGCGGAGGGAGAGGACGTCGCTAGGAACGCCGACAAATCGGTGCGCCTCACCCTCCCCAGAGCCGGGAGCCTGAACGAGAACGTGGACCACAGCGCGCTGCTAAAGCTCGGATCCACCGTGTCCGAGCGCGTTAACAAGTTCGACACCAAACCGGAGAACGGGCACCAGCGGGCCTCGTCACCCAGCTACTCCAAGCTGCAGGAGACCCGCCGCATCttcgagcagcagcagcaggagaggcagctgcagcaggagaagctgGCCACCACCAGGGTCTTACTGAAGACAGACAAGGCCTCAAGCTTCCAGGATGGCAGGTTGGACGTGGTGGCTCGTTTCAACGGCAGCACAGAGTCTCTGGACAGCCTGGACACCAGCGAGGCTGTGTCCCCCACGGTCAGCCAGCTCAGTGCTGTGTTTGAACGGGCAGCCGAGCTCCGGAACAACCTCCACCGCCTCTCCTCTACCCCACCACTCCCTTCCCGGGGGGTCAGTGCCAAGGTGGGTGTGTTGAACTCCAAAATAATCACAAAGAGGGTTTGTGCCTTTGCAGCAGGCAACAAGGAGGAAGATATAAGCAATCAGAATGGCCAAGAGGGGCCTCCAAGGGGCCCCAGGGGGAGGGTGACTCCCCCATCAGAAAGCATTAATGGGGGCCAAGGCACCCCAACTGCTGAGCATTTCAGTACTGTAGGAGAGCCaagtgagcagagagaaaagactgTTTCAGATGCAGGTGTTGAGGCAAAAGCTGAGGTCAAACCCGAGGAGCACTCTGGGGCCAAGGACCCGAGCAGCACGGCGCTGCAAGGTGACATCCGCATCTCCGTGGAGaatggagaagctgctgctgagaagCAAAGGTCTCCAGAGGGAGGTGAGATGCTCAGGCAGGAGGGGGAGACGGCCAAGCACGccgaggatgaggaggacaggACGCTCAGAGACGAACAGTCGGGACGCGACTCTGTGGATATCAGTACCTACAGCGCGGTGGGGGAAGACTTTGGAGGAAGCCaggtggatgaggaggaagatgatgccGATGACCGCTACGAGCCTGAGTCCAGCTGCGTGGAGATTGCTGGGCTGCCTGTGGAGGAGGACCCGCCCCCTTCCAGGAAGATCCGCTTCAGCATGGAGCCCATCAAG gtgtttgcCACCTACCCCAACGAGGACTACGACAGGCGCAATGAAGACGTGGACCCCATGGCGGCGTCTGCGGAGTACGAGCTGGAGAAGAGGGTGGAGAGGCTGGACCTGTTCCctgtggagctggagaaag ATGGCGACGGTCTGGGCATCAGTATCATCGGGATGGGGGCAGGCGCTGACATGGGCCTGGAGAAGCTGGGCATCTTTGTGAAGACAGTCACAGATGGAGGAGCGGCGCACAGGGATGGCAG GATCCAGGTGAACGATCTGATCGTGGAGGTGGACGGGACCAGTCTGGTGGGAGTCACCCAGAGCTTTGCGGCCTCTGTACTCAGGAACACCTCAGGAACTGTCAA GTTCGTGATCGGGCGGGAGAAGCCGGGAGAACAGAGCGAAGTGGCCCAGCTCATCCAGCAGACTCTGGAGCAGGAGCGCTGGCAGAGGGAGATGATGGAGCAGCGCTACAACCAGTACATGGACGAACAAGAG GGCGGGGAATATGGcacagatgaggaagaggaggaggatgaggaggtcaGCCCGCCGTATCCCAGCGCCATCGAGGTTTTTGACTTGGCAGAGAACGAGGACATGTCTCCTCTGGAGACGGACCCTGAGAAACTGGCCCATAAATACAAAGAG ctccagatAAAGCATGCTGTGACTCAGGCTGAGATCCAACAGCTGAAAAGAAAG CTGCACCACGcgcagcaggagaagcagcgCTGGCGAATGGACAAAGCCCAGCTGGAGCAGACCCTGCAGGAGAACAAGGAGCGCATGGAGAAGCTAGAGGGCTACTGGATGGAGGCTCAGAGCCTGTGCCAGGCGGTGGACgagcacctgaaggagacgcAGTCCCAGTATCAGGCCCTGGAGCGCAAGTACAGCAAAGCCAAGCGCCTGATCAAGGAGTATCAGCAGAA GGAGATCGAGTACCTGAAGAAGGAGACCCAGCGCTGTGCACAAGTTGGAGCTGAGGCGTCTCTTCTGAAAGAGGAGTCCGGACAACTCCAAGAGCAG GTGGCTGACCTGGAGTGCagggtggaggagctgaaatcTGAACCTTTATAA
- the prdm9 gene encoding histone-lysine N-methyltransferase PRDM9: MSGRSNGVEWVETTEEVVVSEECLPPETSSPTVMPVLEPAEMPIQRLLDTVGHGDNPEADNGFHCEECLTLFQDQSDPANINGPSFILDFPTSTGVPQRALLTLPYGLMIGRSSIPSAGVGVLNHGPTVSPGMHFGPYEGEVTTRENATTSDFSWEIYKDKDEYEYIDAARESHSNWMRYVNCARNKDETNLLAIQYKGSILFHCCRTIQPGDELTVWPSSKLLAHFSDAWMQVWLMKLNAAESNAAAASQIFLCSHCQLSFTTAAFLQRHTQSFHMQSKADCATPAAEAVEPENPASSADSTASAVVLSVNPDKPNTCGDCGKIFKQIPHLRRHKLCVHSNKRPYCCPQCRRSFSQASGLIRHQVVHSKQAVIKETDIVPNQSTILSEKMESSTLKSGLLNAADPDVTEETKEVTAGETLQEAMDVTETENASTGEAETSQFNCCDCGKSFTNEAYLKKHKVTVHQRLRPYVCTVCQKCFGQYSDLTRHLQRHQKRSKRGENTSQAPEEATSMLFSCAECSLAFPSVDALQEHISEHHSEETTVENQEDDQLPAGDDQSRDPDFVPQTSVAETVESIQKCPSQRPQRLGARSKISAITKLIAPKRRAAICKKLLNSPAQAERSAAEPEAPAARNGKLAKYKWFSCNRCKRTYANPEELQVHKCTLRQHKCGQCGATFNKSGFLKRHEQTAHMSAKSYSCDRCGKVFSTSGNLKQHQKSNTCMKYHCTSELFSCSFCQFSFTMKSYLIKHIKRHHPAEYLSHCDSDSLMEQLEEEEGKTECVCPHCGKSWASARGLKSHTCFQQVNVLYLCTDCGKGFTNHYGLKQHQRIHTGEKPYSCPHCSKSFSYTGQLNVHLRTHTGEKPYLCTHCGESFRQSGDLKRHERKHTGVRPYSCPECCKSFSRPQSLKAHQMLHLGQKMFKCTQCGKSFSRNYHLRRHHQKMHL, translated from the exons ATGTCGGGCAGGAGCAACGGCGTGGAGTGGGTTGAGACCACCGAGGAGGTTGTTGTGTCAGAGGAGTGCCTGCCCCCTGAAACCAGCAGCCCTACAG TGATGCCGGTTTTAGAACCAGCAGAAATGCCAATCCAGAGGTTACTGGACACCGTGGGGCATGGAGATAACCCAGAGGCTGACAATGGCTTCC ATTGTGAGGAGTGTCTGACTCTCTTCCAGGACCAGAGCGATCCCGCTAACATTAACGGCCCGTCTTTTATTCTGGACTTTCCCACGAGCACGGGCGTCCCCCAGAGGGCCCTCCTGACTCTCCCCTACGGCCTGATGATAGGCAGGTCCAGTATTCCCAGTGCAGGCGTTGGGGTCTTGAATCACGGACCAACAGTGTCTCCAGGAATGCATTTTGGACCATACGAAGGCGAAGTGACCACGAGGGAAAATGCCACGACGAGTGACTTCTCCTGGGAG ATTTACAAAGATAAAGACGAGTACGAGTACATTGACGCTGCCAGAGAATCACACTCGAACTGGATGAG GTACGTGAATTGTGCTCGTAACAAAGACGAGACCAATTTGCTGGCCATCCAGTACAAAGGCAGCATCCTGTTCCACTGCTGTCGCACCATCCAGCCTGGAGATGAGCTCACGGTGTGGCCCAGCAGCAAACTTCTCGCCCACTTCAGTGATGCCTGGATGCAGGTGTGGCTGATGAAGTTGAATGCCGCAG aGAGTAATGCAGCTGCGGCATCTCAGATCTTCCTGTGCTCCCACTGTCAGCTGTCCTTCACTACAGCGGCCTTCCTCCAGCGACACACGCAGTCCTTCCACATGCAGTCTAAAGCAGACTGCGCGACGCCGGCTGCCGAGGCCGTCGAACCTGAAAATCCAGCTTCCAGCGCTGACTCCACGGCATCCGCGGTGGTGTTATCCGTCAACCCCGACAAGCCCAACACGTGCGGCGATTGCGGGAAGATTTTCAAGCAAATACCCCACCTCAGGAGGCACAAGCTGTGCGTCCATTCAAATAAACGCCCCTACTGCTGCCCACAGTGCAGGCGGAGTTTCAGCCAGGCGTCTGGTTTAATCAGACACCAGGTAGTCCACAGTAAGCAGGCTGTGATAAAAGAGACTGACATCGTTCCTAATCAGAGCACAATCCTCAGTGAGAAGATGGAGAGCTCCACACTGAAGTCAGGACTTTTAAACGCCGCAGATCCAGATGTAACTGAGGAAACCAAAgaagtgactgcaggtgagacTCTGCAGGAAGCCATGGATGTAACTGAAACTGAGAATGCTTccacaggagaggcagagacatCCCAGTTCAACTGCTGCGACTGTGGGAAGAGCTTCACGAATGAAGCGTACCTCAAAAAGCATAAGGTGACCGTCCACCAACGCTTACGTCCGTACGTCTGCACTGTGTGTCAGAAGTGCTTTGGCCAGTACAGCGATCTGACCAGGCACCTGCAGCGTCACCAAAAGCGAAGCAAGAGGGGAGAAAACACGAGTCAGGCTCCGGAGGAAGCTACCAGCATGCTCTTCAGCTGTGCTGAGTGTTCTCTGGCTTTTCCTTCAGTGGACGCCCTTCAGGAGCACATAAGTGAGCATCACTCAGAGGAGACCACAGTGGAAAATCAAGAAGACGATCAGCTTCCTGCTGGTGATGATCAGAGCCGTGATCCGGACTTCGTTCCACAAACCTCGGTGGCTGAAACAGTCGAATCTATCCAAAAATGTCCCTCTCAGAGGCCTCAGCGACTTGGAGCTCGATCTAAAATTTCTGCCATAACCAAGCTCATAGCTCCAAAACGAAGGGCAGCCATTTGCAAGAAGCTGTTAAACAGCCCTGCACAGGCTGAGCGGAGTGCCGCTGAACCAGAGGCCCCCGCCGCCAGAAACGGCAAGCTAGCAAAATACAAGTGGTTCAGCTGCAATCGCTGTAAACGGACGTACGCAAACCCAGAAGAACTGCAAGTACACAAGTGCACTTTGAGACAGCACAAATGTGGTCAGTGTGGGGCGACCTTTAATAAGTCTGGCTTCCTGAAAAGACACGAGCAGACGGCGCACATGAGTGCAAAATCGTACAGCTGCGACCGCTGTGGCAAAGTGTTCAGCACATCAGGAAACCTCAAACAGCATCAGAAGAGCAACACGTGCATGAAGTACCACTGCACGTCGGAGCttttctcctgctccttctgtcAGTTCTCCTTCACTATGAAGAGCTACCTTATCAAACACATCAAGAGGCACCACCCGGCCGAGTATCTGTCGCACTGCGATTCAGACAGCCTcatggagcagctggaggaagaggaggggaagacaGAATGCGTATGCCCCCATTGCGGGAAGAGCTGGGCAAGCGCCAGAGGTTTGAAATCTCACACGTGCTTCCAGCAGGTGAACGTTCTGTACTTGTGCACAGACTGCGGGAAAGGCTTCACCAACCACTACGGCCTCAAGCAGCACCAGCGCATCCACACCGGCGAGAAGCCGTACAGCTGCCCCCACTGCAGCAAAAGCTTCTCCTACACCGGCCAGCTCAACGTGCACCTCAGGACTCACACCGGGGAGAAGCCGTACCTGTGCACCCACTGCGGGGAGAGCTTTCGGCAGTCGGGAGACCTGAAGCGGCACGAGAGGAAGCACACGGGCGTGAGGCCCTACAGCTGCCCCGAGTGCTGCAAAAGCTTCAGCCGGCCGCAGAGTCTCAAAGCTCACCAGATGCTTCACCTGGGacagaaaatgttcaaatgcaCCCAGTGCGGGAAGAGCTTTTCCCGCAACTACCACCTCAGGAGACACCATCAGAAGATGCACTTATAG